In Daphnia pulex isolate KAP4 chromosome 7, ASM2113471v1, one genomic interval encodes:
- the LOC124197055 gene encoding uncharacterized protein LOC124197055, translating into MASKSGNDEDEKDFLVCGICMDYYDDGVRTPKILECFHSCCITCLKLQAVTSIITCPYCRQETKIKNRVENMVTNFYIMPSVQKLMIKRKSIEQMIAKTKDNWAEAIATRRDAQSKLKMVQDSLKMIENMIIQKSEDNNEKIVILQSLLEDPFCKQDIEELLASQAKCESDHMLSKQELSSANLTLNPLLEIEDFVCCLSLKNNTNGTKFSIKALENKTLSFSNKSLQGPVMGLFQSILSFLLVQLREENLWKEDGTQDGTDQAQACATNLMNGNSISNQEKLLPAFINYYDNDTSSEEISGSENSSGDGHQMCYMQFRINNTIQPKVVFRLNFDEAPMMSRRFMNYCTGSGGLSYKECSIFMNKSGESFTAGKYEDLETLQDQDGFAGLLPMGWQDGRTQRFIADQSTLDESVGALRMRHRGRTIGGVYVCSEFSVICRDHPNNSQMTTVFGYVHSGIEICQQISRLNLEENPVTIHACGEWFP; encoded by the exons ATGGCGTCCAAGTCTGGTAACGACGAGgacgaaaaagattttttagtATGTGGAATCTGCATGGATTATTATGATGACGGCGTTCGTACACCGAAGATACTAGAATGCTTTCATTCCTGCTGCATAACATGTTTAAAG TTGCAAGCGGTAACATCAATCATAACATGTCCATACTGTCGTCAAGagactaaaattaaaaatagagtGGAAAACATGGTAACCAACTTTTACATCATGCCAAGTGTCCAAAAACTCATGATCAAGAG GAAGAGCATTGAACAAATGATAGCAAAGACGAAGGACAACTGGGCTGAAGCGATTGCTACACGGCGTGATGCCCaatcaaaactgaaaatggTCCAGGATTctttgaaaatgattgaaaacaTGATTATCCAGAAGTCAGAAGACAACAATGAAAAGATTGTTATACTGCAATCACTTTTGGAAGACCCATTTTGTAAGCAAGACATAGAAGAACTCTTGGCTTCACAAGCAAAGTGTGAATCTGATCACATGCTTTCCAAACAAGAACTTTCATCAGCCAACTTAACTTTGAACCCTTTACTGGAAATAGAGGATTTTGTTTGCTGCTTatcattgaaaaataacacTAATGGAACCAAGTTCAGCATTAAAGCTTTGGAGAACAAGACACTATCTTTCAGTAACAAATCTCTTCAAGGGCCTGTTATGGGTTTGTTCCAATCAATTCTGAGCTTCCTGTTGGTTCAGTTGAGAGAAGAAAACCTCTGGAAAGAAGATGGCACCCAAGATGGAACTGACCAAGCACAAGCTTGTGCAACGAATCTAATGAACGGAAACAGTATTTCTAATCAGGAAAAGTTACTTCCCGCATTTATTAATTACTACGACAATGATACGTCATCTGAAGAAATTTCCGGGTCAGAAAACTCTTCGGGAGATGGACATCAAATGTGCTACATGCAATTTAGAATCAATAACACTATCCAGCCGAAAGTCGTCTTTCGCCTCAATTTCGACGAGGCCCCCATGATGAGCAGGCGTTTCATGAATTACTGTACCGGTTCCGGTGGTCTATCTTACAAGGAATGCTCCATATTTATG AATAAAAGTGGAGAATCCTTTACTGCTGGAAAATATGAAGACTTGGAAACGCTACAAGATCAGGACGGATTTGCTGGTTTATTGCCTATGGGGTGGCAGGATGGAAGAACACAGCGTTTCATTGCCGACCAATCAACTCTGGACGAGTCTGTAGGTGCCCTACGTATGCGTCATCGCGGAAGGACGATTGGAGGCGTCTACGTTTGCTCAGAGTTCTCCGTCATATGCCGTGATCATCCCAACAACAGCCAGATGACCACCGTCTTCGGTTACGTGCATAGCGGCATTGAAATATGTCAGCAAATCAGTCGGCTGAACCTCGAAGAAAACCCCGTCACCATACACGCGTGCGGAGAATGGTTTCCGTAG